A window of Modestobacter versicolor contains these coding sequences:
- a CDS encoding RidA family protein — translation MSVELINPAGLPVPTAYTQVSVATGSRTVYLAGQVARDAAGEPVGPGDLAAQVEQAFTNVATALGAVGGSFADIAKLTVYVVDWAPEKMADLMTGVGRVVERLGIDPVRPITLLGVAALGEPDLLVEVEAVAVLP, via the coding sequence ATGAGCGTCGAGCTGATCAACCCCGCCGGACTGCCGGTGCCCACCGCCTACACGCAGGTGTCCGTCGCCACCGGCAGCCGCACGGTGTACCTGGCCGGTCAGGTCGCCCGGGACGCCGCCGGTGAGCCGGTCGGCCCCGGGGACCTGGCGGCCCAGGTCGAGCAGGCGTTCACCAACGTGGCCACCGCGCTGGGCGCCGTGGGCGGCAGCTTCGCCGACATCGCCAAGCTGACCGTCTACGTCGTCGACTGGGCACCGGAGAAGATGGCCGACCTGATGACCGGCGTGGGCCGGGTGGTGGAGCGGCTGGGCATCGACCCGGTCCGGCCGATCACGCTGCTCGGGGTCGCCGCGCTCGGCGAGCCCGACCTGCTGGTGGAGGTCGAGGCGGTGGCCGTCCTCCCCTGA
- a CDS encoding LuxR C-terminal-related transcriptional regulator → MSTPLAASRGVTRVLILADAPVLRRGLIGMVNETAGLQAVGTPGEPRRALTLAETARPDAVVVELGAGRGATLNACRDLRRRFPTLAIVALATSEDPAVVNEALAAGVRGYLLMNTSPTLLGWAVLAARAGRTVVDPQIRRGEAGEVPVARELTPEVPLTRRESDVLDELLQGQSNRQIGKNLFISEDTVKSHVKAILRKLGARDRAHAVSLVLSARNGVRSPGCTCGAHSLTSTGI, encoded by the coding sequence GTGTCCACCCCTCTGGCCGCTTCGCGCGGCGTCACCCGCGTCCTGATCCTGGCCGACGCGCCGGTGCTGCGCCGTGGGCTGATCGGCATGGTCAACGAGACCGCCGGTCTGCAGGCGGTGGGCACTCCCGGTGAGCCGCGGCGGGCGCTGACGCTGGCCGAGACCGCCCGCCCGGACGCGGTGGTCGTGGAGCTGGGTGCCGGTCGTGGTGCGACGCTGAACGCGTGCCGGGACCTGCGGCGGCGGTTCCCGACGCTGGCGATCGTGGCGCTGGCGACCTCGGAGGACCCGGCTGTGGTCAACGAGGCGCTGGCTGCCGGTGTGCGTGGCTACCTGCTGATGAACACCTCGCCGACGTTGCTGGGCTGGGCGGTGCTGGCGGCTCGGGCCGGTCGGACGGTGGTGGACCCGCAGATCCGTCGTGGGGAGGCCGGTGAGGTGCCGGTGGCCCGCGAGCTGACCCCGGAGGTGCCGTTGACCCGTCGGGAGTCCGACGTGCTCGACGAGCTGCTGCAGGGGCAGTCGAACCGGCAGATCGGGAAGAACCTGTTCATCTCCGAGGACACGGTGAAGTCCCACGTGAAGGCGATCCTGCGCAAGCTGGGTGCCCGTGACCGGGCGCACGCGGTCTCCCTGGTCCTCTCCGCCCGCAACGGCGTGCGCAGCCCCGGGTGCACCTGCGGTGCCCACTCCCTGACCTCCACCGGGATCTGA
- the rpsP gene encoding 30S ribosomal protein S16: MATKIKLMRLGKMRAPYYRIVVADARTKRDGRSIETIGKYHPKEDPSYIEVDGERAAYWLGVGAQPTEAVRAILRVTGDWQKFKGEPAPAPMKVAAPKPDKKAIYEEAARASMGEPSTEATTPKKKAAPKAEAAPAADAPAAAEPAAAEAAPAAETPAE, encoded by the coding sequence GTGGCCACCAAGATCAAGCTCATGCGCCTGGGCAAGATGCGCGCGCCGTACTACCGCATCGTCGTCGCCGACGCCCGCACCAAGCGGGACGGCCGGTCGATCGAGACCATCGGCAAGTACCACCCCAAGGAGGACCCCTCCTACATCGAGGTGGACGGCGAGCGCGCCGCCTACTGGCTCGGCGTCGGCGCCCAGCCGACCGAGGCCGTCCGCGCCATCCTCCGGGTCACCGGTGACTGGCAGAAGTTCAAGGGCGAGCCGGCTCCGGCCCCGATGAAGGTCGCGGCCCCCAAGCCGGACAAGAAGGCCATCTACGAGGAGGCCGCCCGCGCCTCCATGGGCGAGCCGTCCACCGAGGCGACCACGCCGAAGAAGAAGGCCGCTCCCAAGGCGGAGGCCGCCCCGGCTGCCGACGCTCCGGCCGCCGCCGAGCCGGCTGCCGCCGAGGCGGCTCCGGCCGCCGAGACGCCCGCCGAGTAA
- a CDS encoding YifB family Mg chelatase-like AAA ATPase: MALARTWSVGLAGVQGAMVEVEVDLAAGVPTVALVGLPDAVVRQSVDRVRAAVVNTGHEFPLRRVTIGLSPAAMPKQGSGFDLALAVAVLAAAKVLPAGRVRDLVLLGELGLDGSLRAVRGVLPAVLAAARAGHRQVVVPRDNADEAGLVEGIEVLAAGSLGQVVAHLAGRGPLTPHERAAASPPPPGPDLADVVGQAAGRRAVEVAAAGGHHVFLTGPPGAGKTMLAERLPGLLPPLDEQAALEVTAIASIAGTLPPGAPLVTRPTFEAPHHSATMAALVGGGSGQIRPGALCRAHRGVLFLDEAPEFPRSVLDTLRQPLERGSVTIHRANGSATFPCQAQLVLAANPCPCASAAGDTACTCSPLERRRYQSRLSGPLLDRIDLRVTLPPVTRAAWLDGTGRPESTAVVARRVRLARATAAARMAGTGLSLNSQVPGRLLRDRWPVGRSSLALAERALERGALSVRGFDRVLRVAWTLADLAGATTPGPDQVAEALGMRLQRVAA, from the coding sequence ATGGCGCTCGCGCGGACCTGGTCGGTGGGGCTGGCCGGCGTGCAGGGGGCGATGGTCGAGGTGGAGGTCGACCTGGCGGCCGGGGTGCCGACCGTCGCCCTCGTCGGGCTGCCCGACGCCGTCGTGCGGCAGTCGGTGGACCGGGTGCGGGCCGCCGTGGTCAACACCGGTCACGAGTTCCCGCTGCGCCGGGTGACGATCGGGCTGTCGCCGGCCGCGATGCCCAAGCAGGGCAGCGGGTTCGACCTCGCGCTCGCGGTGGCCGTGCTCGCCGCGGCCAAGGTGCTCCCGGCGGGGCGCGTGCGCGACCTGGTGCTGCTGGGCGAGCTCGGCCTGGACGGCTCGCTGCGGGCGGTCCGCGGGGTGCTGCCCGCCGTGCTGGCCGCTGCCCGCGCCGGTCACCGGCAGGTCGTGGTGCCCCGGGACAACGCCGACGAGGCCGGCCTCGTCGAGGGCATCGAGGTGCTCGCCGCCGGCAGCCTCGGGCAGGTCGTGGCCCACCTCGCGGGCAGGGGCCCGCTGACGCCGCACGAGCGGGCAGCGGCGAGCCCGCCACCGCCCGGGCCGGACCTCGCCGACGTCGTGGGTCAGGCGGCCGGCCGGCGGGCGGTGGAGGTGGCCGCCGCAGGTGGGCACCACGTCTTCCTGACCGGCCCGCCCGGCGCCGGGAAGACGATGCTCGCCGAGCGGCTGCCGGGCCTGCTGCCCCCGCTGGACGAGCAGGCGGCGCTGGAGGTCACCGCGATCGCCTCGATCGCCGGCACCCTGCCGCCCGGAGCACCGCTGGTGACCCGGCCGACCTTCGAGGCGCCGCACCACTCGGCGACGATGGCCGCGCTCGTCGGCGGTGGGTCCGGGCAGATCCGCCCGGGCGCGCTGTGCCGGGCGCACCGCGGTGTCCTCTTCCTGGACGAGGCACCGGAGTTCCCCCGGTCGGTGCTCGACACGTTGCGCCAGCCGCTGGAGCGCGGCTCGGTCACCATCCACCGGGCCAACGGCTCGGCGACCTTCCCGTGCCAGGCGCAGCTGGTGCTGGCGGCCAACCCCTGCCCCTGCGCCAGTGCCGCGGGCGACACCGCCTGCACCTGCAGCCCGCTCGAGCGCCGGCGCTACCAGTCCCGGCTGTCCGGTCCGCTGCTGGACCGGATCGACCTGCGGGTGACGCTGCCGCCGGTCACCCGGGCCGCGTGGCTGGACGGCACCGGACGGCCCGAGTCGACGGCCGTGGTCGCCCGTCGGGTCCGGCTGGCTCGTGCCACGGCGGCTGCACGGATGGCCGGCACCGGGTTGTCGCTGAACAGCCAGGTGCCCGGCCGGCTGCTCCGCGACCGCTGGCCGGTGGGGCGCAGCTCGCTGGCGCTGGCCGAGCGAGCCCTGGAACGCGGCGCGCTGTCGGTGCGCGGCTTCGACCGGGTGCTCCGGGTCGCCTGGACGCTGGCGGACCTGGCCGGGGCGACCACGCCCGGCCCCGACCAGGTCGCCGAGGCCCTCGGCATGCGGCTGCAGCGGGTGGCGGCGTGA
- a CDS encoding tyrosine recombinase XerC, protein MATGTAELRAALPPALAESLDAWEEHLRLQRDLSPHTVRGYVGDVVSLLDHLVRRGGTTVASLDLATLRSWLAQGRTKGDSRSTTARRAASARSFTAHLRRSGQLAEDVGLRLSSPRAHRTLPGVLGADQARAVLDRAAQAPAEEEQPADTALRLRNVLVVELLYASGIRVGELVGLDVDDVDRGRRLLRVLGKGRKERSVPFGAPAAAAVEDWLARGRPALATPTSGPALLLGTRGGRLDPREARRVVHAAVAAAPGVPDVGPHGLRHSAATHVLEGGADLRSVQELLGHASLATTQVYTHVTVERLRAVHAQAHPRA, encoded by the coding sequence ATGGCCACCGGGACCGCTGAGCTGCGCGCTGCGCTGCCGCCTGCGCTCGCCGAGTCCCTGGACGCCTGGGAGGAGCACCTGCGGCTGCAGCGGGACCTGTCCCCGCACACCGTCCGCGGTTACGTCGGTGACGTCGTCTCGCTGCTGGACCACCTGGTCCGGCGGGGTGGGACGACCGTCGCGTCGCTGGACCTCGCCACCCTGCGCAGCTGGCTCGCCCAGGGCCGCACGAAGGGCGACAGCCGCTCCACGACCGCCCGCCGGGCTGCCTCCGCGCGGTCCTTCACCGCCCACCTGCGCCGCTCCGGCCAGCTCGCCGAGGACGTCGGGCTGCGGCTGTCCAGCCCGCGCGCCCACCGCACCCTGCCCGGCGTGCTGGGGGCCGACCAGGCCCGCGCCGTCCTCGACCGGGCCGCCCAGGCGCCCGCGGAGGAGGAGCAGCCCGCCGACACCGCCCTGCGGCTGCGCAACGTGCTGGTCGTCGAGCTGCTCTACGCCAGCGGGATCCGGGTCGGCGAGCTCGTCGGGCTGGACGTCGACGACGTCGACCGGGGCCGCCGGCTGCTGCGGGTGCTCGGCAAGGGCCGCAAGGAGCGCAGCGTGCCGTTCGGCGCACCCGCTGCCGCCGCGGTGGAGGACTGGCTCGCCCGCGGTCGCCCGGCGCTGGCGACGCCGACCAGCGGGCCGGCGCTGCTGCTCGGCACCCGGGGTGGCCGGCTGGACCCGCGGGAGGCCCGCCGGGTGGTGCACGCCGCCGTCGCGGCCGCCCCGGGGGTGCCGGACGTGGGCCCGCACGGGCTGCGCCACTCGGCGGCCACGCACGTGCTGGAGGGCGGTGCCGACCTCCGCAGCGTCCAGGAGCTGCTGGGTCACGCTAGCCTCGCGACGACGCAGGTCTACACGCACGTGACGGTCGAGCGGCTGCGGGCGGTCCACGCCCAGGCCCACCCACGAGCATGA
- a CDS encoding YraN family protein: MPTPENSPPDHRAALGAYGERVAVRALTDAGLQVLDRNWRCREGELDVVARDGDALVFCEVKTRTGTGFGHPAEAVTAAKRRRLRLLARSWLAAHDHHAPDLRFDVVGVHVPVAGPVEVTHLRNAF; encoded by the coding sequence GTGCCCACTCCTGAGAACTCCCCGCCGGACCACCGCGCGGCGCTCGGCGCCTACGGCGAGCGGGTCGCCGTCCGGGCGCTGACCGACGCCGGGCTGCAGGTCCTCGACCGCAACTGGCGCTGCCGCGAGGGCGAGCTGGACGTGGTCGCCCGGGACGGCGACGCGCTGGTCTTCTGCGAGGTGAAGACCCGCACCGGCACCGGCTTCGGGCACCCCGCCGAGGCGGTGACCGCGGCCAAGCGGCGGCGGCTCCGGCTGCTTGCCCGCTCCTGGCTGGCGGCGCACGACCACCACGCACCGGACCTGCGCTTCGACGTCGTCGGCGTGCACGTCCCGGTCGCCGGCCCGGTCGAGGTCACCCACCTGCGGAACGCGTTCTGA
- a CDS encoding DUF2469 domain-containing protein translates to MSTEDLEKYETEMELQLYREYKDIVRQFSYVVETERRFYLANSVDLQVRDAGGEVFFELKLSDAWVWDMYRPARFVKNVRVVTFKDVNVEELDKPDLELPDQPRLP, encoded by the coding sequence ATGAGCACCGAGGACCTCGAGAAGTACGAGACCGAGATGGAGCTGCAGCTCTATCGCGAGTACAAGGACATCGTCCGCCAGTTCTCCTACGTCGTGGAGACGGAGCGGCGCTTCTACCTGGCCAACAGCGTGGACCTCCAGGTCCGGGACGCCGGGGGAGAGGTGTTCTTCGAGCTGAAGCTCTCCGACGCCTGGGTGTGGGACATGTACCGCCCGGCCCGGTTCGTGAAGAACGTGCGGGTGGTGACGTTCAAGGACGTCAACGTCGAGGAGCTCGACAAGCCCGACCTCGAGCTGCCGGACCAGCCGCGCCTGCCCTGA
- the rimM gene encoding ribosome maturation factor RimM (Essential for efficient processing of 16S rRNA), protein MVVGRIGRPHGVRGQVTVEVRTDDPDLRFAPGATLLTEPASRGPLTVAGMRWHSGTLLLTLAGPDGEVVVDREGADALRNTQLLVPVEELPELDDPDSFYDHQLVGLAAVLPDGTPLGEVTGVRHEGTELLVVRRPGAADLLVPFVSAIVPTVDLAGGRVVVDPPEGLLDL, encoded by the coding sequence GTGGTGGTCGGCCGCATCGGCCGACCCCACGGTGTTCGTGGTCAGGTGACCGTCGAGGTCCGCACCGACGACCCCGACCTCCGCTTCGCCCCCGGGGCGACGCTGCTCACCGAGCCCGCGTCGCGCGGTCCGCTCACCGTCGCCGGCATGCGCTGGCACAGCGGCACGCTGCTGCTCACCCTGGCCGGCCCGGACGGCGAGGTCGTGGTCGACCGCGAGGGCGCCGATGCGCTGCGCAACACCCAGCTGCTGGTCCCGGTCGAGGAGCTCCCCGAGCTCGACGACCCGGACTCCTTCTACGACCACCAGCTGGTCGGGCTGGCCGCCGTGCTGCCCGACGGCACCCCGCTCGGCGAGGTGACCGGGGTGCGGCACGAGGGCACCGAGCTGCTCGTCGTCCGCCGCCCGGGCGCCGCCGACCTGCTGGTGCCCTTCGTCAGCGCCATCGTCCCCACGGTCGACCTGGCGGGCGGACGGGTGGTCGTCGACCCGCCCGAGGGGCTGCTCGACCTGTGA
- the trmD gene encoding tRNA (guanosine(37)-N1)-methyltransferase TrmD, with the protein MTPFRVDVLTIFPEYLAPLGQSLLGKAAQRGLVEIGVHDLRQWTDDVHRTVDDSPYGGGPGMVMRPEPWGRALEAVRPPGTRLVVPTPAGRPFTQALAAQWATEPGLVFACGRYEGIDQRVADWAAGAGPVSEVSIGDYVLAGGESAVLVMVEAVTRLIPGVVGNAESVEFDSHADGLLEGPSYTRPASWRGHEVPPVLLSGDHAAIARWRRAQSLRRTADRRPDLFAALPDGALDAADRAALDADPSA; encoded by the coding sequence GTGACGCCGTTCCGCGTCGACGTCCTGACGATCTTCCCCGAGTACCTCGCCCCGCTGGGCCAGTCGCTGCTCGGCAAGGCGGCCCAGCGCGGCCTGGTCGAGATCGGCGTGCACGACCTGCGCCAGTGGACCGACGACGTGCACCGGACGGTCGACGACTCCCCGTACGGCGGCGGGCCCGGGATGGTCATGCGCCCGGAGCCGTGGGGGAGGGCGCTGGAGGCCGTGCGCCCGCCCGGCACCCGGCTCGTCGTGCCCACCCCGGCGGGCCGGCCGTTCACCCAGGCCCTGGCGGCGCAGTGGGCGACCGAGCCCGGGCTGGTCTTCGCCTGCGGTCGTTACGAGGGCATCGACCAGCGGGTCGCCGACTGGGCGGCCGGGGCCGGCCCGGTGTCGGAGGTCTCCATCGGCGACTACGTGCTCGCCGGTGGGGAGTCCGCGGTCCTGGTCATGGTCGAGGCGGTCACCCGGCTGATCCCCGGGGTGGTGGGCAACGCCGAGTCCGTGGAGTTCGACTCGCACGCCGACGGGCTGCTCGAGGGACCCTCCTACACCCGCCCGGCGAGCTGGCGCGGGCACGAGGTGCCGCCGGTGCTGCTGTCGGGCGACCACGCCGCCATCGCCCGCTGGCGGCGCGCGCAGTCGCTGCGCCGCACCGCCGACCGCCGTCCCGACCTGTTCGCGGCGCTCCCGGACGGGGCGCTGGACGCCGCCGACCGGGCCGCGCTCGACGCCGACCCCTCCGCGTGA
- a CDS encoding RNA-binding protein, whose translation MLEEALEHLVKGIVDNPDDVVVDLVNGRRGKTLEVRVHPDDLGKVIGRGGRTAKALRQVMTGVGGRGLRVDVVDTDGR comes from the coding sequence GTGCTCGAAGAGGCGCTCGAGCACCTGGTCAAGGGCATCGTCGACAACCCCGACGACGTCGTGGTCGACCTGGTCAACGGCCGGCGCGGCAAGACCCTCGAGGTCCGGGTGCACCCCGACGACCTCGGCAAGGTCATCGGCCGCGGTGGTCGCACCGCCAAGGCGCTGCGCCAGGTCATGACCGGTGTCGGCGGCCGCGGCCTGCGGGTCGACGTCGTCGACACCGACGGGCGCTGA
- a CDS encoding ribonuclease HII: MAARPAPAASRSPGRPRPTDDDPADALWVMERSLRRRGFSAIAGADEAGRGACAGPLVAAACVLPAGRRGRVPGLADSKLLTPATREEVYAEVVDRALAWSVVAIPVGDLDARGMHVTNIEALRRAVRALELAPDYVLTDGFPVSGLSQPSLAVWKGDRVAACVAAASVLAKVTRDRTMTELHERFPQYGFAEHKGYITDVHSAALDEHGPCPEHRMRFVNVARARDAHAARAAGLPSRAGMHDDGREAVVPAADDRTPDVPALMSQH; encoded by the coding sequence ATGGCTGCTCGACCCGCTCCTGCCGCGTCCCGCTCGCCGGGGCGCCCGCGCCCGACCGACGACGACCCCGCCGACGCCCTCTGGGTGATGGAACGGTCGCTGCGCCGGCGCGGGTTCTCCGCGATCGCCGGTGCCGACGAGGCGGGCCGCGGCGCCTGCGCCGGGCCCCTGGTGGCCGCGGCGTGCGTGCTGCCGGCCGGCCGACGCGGCCGGGTCCCGGGCCTGGCGGACTCCAAGCTGCTCACCCCGGCCACCCGCGAGGAGGTCTACGCCGAGGTGGTCGACCGCGCGCTGGCCTGGTCGGTGGTGGCCATCCCGGTGGGCGACCTCGACGCCCGCGGCATGCACGTGACCAACATCGAGGCGCTCCGCCGCGCGGTCCGCGCGCTGGAGCTCGCGCCGGACTACGTGCTCACCGACGGCTTCCCGGTCAGCGGGCTGTCCCAGCCCTCGCTGGCGGTGTGGAAGGGCGACCGGGTGGCAGCCTGCGTGGCCGCCGCCTCGGTGCTGGCGAAGGTGACCCGGGACCGGACGATGACCGAGCTGCACGAGCGCTTCCCGCAGTACGGCTTCGCCGAGCACAAGGGCTACATCACCGACGTGCACAGCGCCGCCCTCGACGAGCACGGGCCCTGCCCGGAGCACCGGATGCGCTTCGTCAACGTGGCCCGGGCGCGGGACGCACACGCCGCGCGGGCCGCGGGCCTGCCGTCCCGGGCCGGCATGCACGATGATGGTCGGGAAGCCGTCGTCCCAGCAGCCGACGACCGAACACCAGATGTCCCCGCACTGATGTCCCAGCACTGA
- the lepB gene encoding signal peptidase I has translation MSTHGPTEPADPRATGQSATDESGSDGVAPPAGGASAAVPAAGGRRGRGRAGAAKKKGSLLRELPVLLVIAFVLALLVKTFLIQAFFIPSGSMEQTLHGCTGCTGDRVLVNKVPYWFGEPEPGDIVVFRGPDTWSPEITVSEPSNWFSGALLGLGRAIGVAPPSEDDYVKRVIATAGQTVECCDAEGRVLVDGEPLDEPYIYQDSPLGGGSLGREFDPVTVPEGRLWVMGDHRSASSDSRRHVTDQYSGTIAVDDVIGKGALIVWPLDRFTLLDSPDIQGTDDQGMPGAAAPMPLVQGAAAVAAPYVLGLTGAVPLTAWRRRRRSRRARLTGPSRRPPRTGWRRIRRPAQTRPARETGSD, from the coding sequence ATGAGCACGCACGGGCCCACTGAGCCTGCCGACCCCCGCGCAACCGGGCAGTCCGCCACCGACGAGTCCGGCTCCGACGGGGTCGCCCCACCGGCCGGGGGAGCGAGCGCCGCCGTCCCCGCGGCGGGCGGCCGCCGAGGTCGCGGCCGGGCCGGCGCGGCCAAGAAGAAGGGCTCGCTGCTTCGCGAGCTGCCGGTGCTGCTGGTCATCGCCTTCGTGCTGGCCCTGCTGGTGAAGACCTTCCTGATCCAGGCGTTCTTCATCCCGTCGGGCTCGATGGAGCAGACGCTGCACGGGTGCACCGGGTGCACCGGCGACCGGGTGCTGGTCAACAAGGTGCCCTACTGGTTCGGCGAGCCCGAGCCCGGCGACATCGTGGTGTTCCGCGGCCCGGACACCTGGTCCCCGGAGATCACCGTCAGCGAGCCGAGCAACTGGTTCTCCGGCGCGCTGCTGGGCCTCGGCCGGGCGATCGGGGTGGCGCCGCCCAGCGAGGACGACTACGTCAAGCGGGTCATCGCCACGGCCGGTCAGACCGTCGAGTGCTGCGACGCCGAGGGGCGCGTGCTGGTCGACGGCGAGCCGCTGGACGAGCCGTACATCTACCAGGACTCCCCGCTGGGCGGTGGCTCGCTCGGGCGTGAGTTCGACCCGGTCACCGTGCCCGAGGGGCGGCTGTGGGTGATGGGCGACCACCGCTCGGCCTCGTCGGACTCCCGGCGGCACGTCACCGACCAGTACAGCGGCACGATCGCCGTCGACGACGTCATCGGCAAGGGCGCGCTCATCGTCTGGCCGCTGGACCGGTTCACCCTGCTGGACAGCCCGGACATCCAGGGCACCGACGACCAAGGCATGCCCGGCGCGGCCGCTCCGATGCCGCTCGTGCAGGGCGCCGCCGCGGTGGCCGCCCCCTACGTCCTCGGGCTGACCGGGGCGGTGCCGCTGACCGCCTGGCGCCGCCGCCGGCGGAGCAGGCGTGCGCGGCTGACCGGGCCGTCGCGGCGCCCACCGCGCACCGGCTGGCGGCGCATCCGCCGGCCGGCCCAGACCCGCCCGGCGCGGGAGACCGGCTCCGACTGA
- a CDS encoding NUDIX domain-containing protein — MTGPRGTGARVRPTSRVLVLDREQRVLLLGSRGHAPPPEAPVEWWYTPGGGVEDGEDLRTAAVRELAEEIGLLVAPAELEGPVWFRRHLTPWGGELVDARESYFVLRGVEHEVDTAGRTAQELADDEPHRWWGLDEIAAGTATFAPRELARVLPLVLAGPWTGPPRIVD, encoded by the coding sequence GTGACCGGCCCCCGCGGAACCGGCGCGCGGGTGCGGCCGACCAGCCGGGTGCTCGTGCTGGACCGGGAGCAGCGGGTGCTCCTGCTGGGGTCGCGCGGGCACGCGCCGCCGCCCGAGGCCCCGGTGGAGTGGTGGTACACCCCCGGCGGGGGCGTGGAGGACGGCGAGGACCTGCGCACGGCCGCCGTCCGCGAGCTCGCCGAGGAGATCGGGCTGCTCGTGGCGCCGGCCGAGCTGGAGGGCCCGGTCTGGTTCCGCCGGCACCTGACGCCGTGGGGTGGCGAGCTCGTCGACGCGCGGGAGAGCTACTTCGTGCTGCGCGGGGTCGAGCACGAGGTGGACACCGCCGGTCGCACCGCGCAGGAGCTGGCCGACGACGAGCCGCACCGCTGGTGGGGTCTCGACGAGATCGCCGCGGGGACGGCGACGTTCGCCCCCCGGGAGCTGGCGCGGGTGCTCCCGCTGGTGCTGGCGGGTCCGTGGACGGGGCCGCCGCGCATCGTCGACTGA
- the dprA gene encoding DNA-processing protein DprA, protein MSAAAGWDVRLARAWLSRAVEPGSVDVWRFVQRVGPVDAHRALRRGEAPPAVQALVGKRAAEDVSADDLLRAERCGARLVVPEDDEWPALTLHCLTLAAHDIPVERRDQPDRTQALVPPLALWVRGDRGLDELVDRSVALVGSRASTAYGEHVAAELAHGLGERGWTIVSGGAFGIDAAAHRGALAAGAPTVAVLACGVDRAYPHSHSALFHRVLEEGLLVSEWPPGCAPLRHRFLVRNRLIAALTRGTVVVEAAARSGALATGKRARDLGRQVMALPGPVTSAMSVGCHELLRDTERQVTLVTTAAEVLQQVGRLGADLADPAARPGSALDSLSDVARRVLDACPVRTGVPPERLATIAGCEVVDVLRVLPVLELHDLVEWTGTGWRVTPPDRPRGRRPR, encoded by the coding sequence GTGAGCGCGGCGGCCGGGTGGGACGTCCGGCTCGCCCGGGCGTGGCTGTCCCGGGCGGTCGAACCGGGGTCGGTGGACGTGTGGCGGTTCGTGCAGCGCGTCGGCCCGGTGGACGCCCACCGGGCGCTCCGGCGCGGAGAGGCCCCACCCGCGGTGCAGGCACTGGTCGGCAAGCGCGCCGCCGAGGACGTCAGCGCCGACGACCTGCTGCGCGCCGAGCGCTGCGGCGCGCGCCTGGTCGTGCCGGAGGACGACGAGTGGCCCGCGCTGACCCTGCACTGCCTGACGCTGGCCGCGCACGACATCCCGGTGGAGCGGCGCGACCAGCCCGACCGCACGCAGGCCCTCGTCCCTCCGCTGGCGCTCTGGGTGCGCGGTGACCGCGGGCTGGACGAGCTGGTCGACCGGTCGGTGGCGCTGGTGGGCTCTCGGGCCTCCACGGCGTACGGGGAGCACGTGGCGGCCGAGCTGGCGCACGGGCTGGGGGAGCGGGGCTGGACGATCGTCTCCGGCGGCGCGTTCGGCATCGACGCCGCCGCCCACCGGGGCGCGCTGGCGGCAGGGGCGCCGACCGTCGCGGTGCTCGCCTGCGGCGTCGACCGGGCCTACCCGCACTCCCACTCCGCGCTGTTCCACCGGGTGCTCGAGGAGGGGCTGCTGGTCAGCGAGTGGCCGCCGGGCTGCGCGCCGCTGCGGCACCGCTTCCTGGTGCGCAACCGGCTGATCGCCGCGCTCACCCGGGGCACGGTGGTGGTGGAGGCAGCAGCGCGGTCCGGTGCGCTGGCGACCGGCAAACGGGCCCGTGACCTGGGACGGCAGGTGATGGCCCTGCCCGGGCCGGTCACCTCGGCGATGAGCGTCGGCTGCCACGAGCTGCTGCGGGACACCGAGCGCCAGGTGACGCTGGTGACCACCGCGGCCGAGGTGCTCCAGCAGGTGGGCCGGCTGGGTGCGGACCTGGCCGACCCCGCGGCGCGGCCGGGTTCGGCGCTCGACTCGTTGTCCGACGTCGCCCGCCGGGTGCTCGACGCCTGCCCGGTGCGCACCGGGGTGCCGCCCGAGCGGCTGGCCACCATCGCCGGCTGCGAGGTGGTCGACGTGCTCCGCGTGCTGCCCGTGCTGGAGCTGCACGACCTGGTCGAGTGGACCGGCACAGGCTGGCGGGTGACGCCGCCCGACCGGCCGCGGGGACGGCGGCCCCGGTGA
- the rplS gene encoding 50S ribosomal protein L19 — MNTLDALDAASLRDDIPDFRPGDTVKVHVRVIEGNRSRVQVFQGVIIRRQGGGIRETFTVRKVSFGVGVERTFPVHTPVVEKIEVLTRGDVRRAKLYYLRELRGKAAKIKEKREAVVR; from the coding sequence ATGAACACCCTGGACGCCCTCGACGCTGCGTCGCTGCGCGACGACATCCCCGACTTCCGCCCCGGCGACACCGTCAAGGTGCACGTGCGGGTCATCGAGGGCAACCGCTCGCGTGTCCAGGTCTTCCAGGGCGTCATCATCCGGCGCCAGGGCGGCGGCATCCGCGAGACCTTCACCGTCCGCAAGGTCAGCTTCGGCGTCGGCGTGGAGCGCACCTTCCCGGTGCACACCCCCGTCGTGGAGAAGATCGAGGTGCTGACCCGCGGTGACGTCCGCCGGGCCAAGCTGTACTACCTCCGCGAGCTGCGCGGCAAGGCCGCCAAGATCAAGGAGAAGCGCGAGGCTGTCGTCCGCTGA